AATTAATGTTTTTAATGATATTAAGCCCACTAATTTTCTTTTATTATCTGTAACAAAACAAATATCAGTTTCCTCTCTATCAATTGCAACCTGTCTATAATAATCTATTGCTTGTTTTACTGTGATACTTCCTTTAAAAGATATATACTCAACAGTCATTACAGAACCTGCTGAATTATCTGGATATTTTAACATTTGATTTATTAATTTTCTTTTGTCAGATGAAGTATTTTTTAAAATTTTATCAACTATATTTGCCGGCATTTCTTCAATAAAATCAACTGTATCGTCTAAATACATTTCATCCATGATAAACCTTATCTCTTCATCAGTTATATTTTCAATAACTTCTTGTTGTTTTTCGGGAGATAGATAAGAAAATACTTCTGAAGATAAATCTTTAGGTAATATTTTGAAAACTATCAAACATTTTTCTTTTGGAAATTCTTCAAATATATCTGCTATATCTATGGGGTTTTCATCAAGCAGTATTTCCTTTAATTCTGATAGTCTGTTTTGTTCTAGTAATTCTATTATTTCTTCCATTTCTCCCTCCTCTAACTTTTTTTATTTTTTTTCATATCTTTTTATAAATTCTTCTTTAAATTCTTTAAATTTACCACTTTTTATAGCTTCTCTTGAGTCTTTCATAAGCTTTATTAAAAAATATAAATTGTGATAAGAAGTTAAACGTAGCCCCAAAACCTCCTGAACCTTAATCAGATGACGTATATATGCCCTACTGTAATTCCTACATACATAACAGTCGCATTCTTCATCAAGGGGTCTTGTATCTTCAGAATATTTTACACTTTTTATAACAAGTCTTCCATCTTTTGTAAAAACTGTTCCATGTCGTGCAAGTCTAGTTGGCTGAACACAGTCCATCATATCAATTCCGCTCTCAACTGCATTTAGCATATCTACAGGTTCTCCAACTCCCATAAGGTATCTAGGCTTATCTTCAGGACATTTTTCAACGATATAATCTAATATTCGGTACATATCCTCTCTCGGTTCTCCAACCGCCAGACCTCCTATTGCATAACCAGAAAAAGCTTCATCCATTTTTTTTAGCTCTTCTAAACTCTTTTCTCTCATATCCTCATAAATTCCACCTTGAACTATTGCGAATAATCCTTGTGTATCCTTATTTTTATGAGCTTCTATACATCTTCTAGCCCATCTTGTTGTCCTTTCAATAGAGGGCAATATATATTCTCTTGTAGATAATCCCGGAGGGCATTCATCAAAGAGCATAACTATGTCTGAGCCAAGATTATTTTGGATATTTATAGACTTTTCTGGAGATATAAAATGTTTTGAACCATCAATATGTGAACTAAAATAGACACCTTCTTCTTTTATCTTTCTCAAATCACCTAAGCTAAATACCTGAAAACCACCACTATCTGTGAGAATTGGTCTATCCCAATTCATAAACTTATGTAAACCCCCAAGCCTTGCTATCAACTCATCATTTGGTCTTAGATATAAATGATAAGTATTTCCTAATATTATTTCACTTCCTATATCTATAAGCTCTTCTTTTGACATAGTTTTTACAGTGGCTTGAGTGCCAACCGGCATAAAAACAGGAGTTTCTATATCTCCATGAGGTGTTTTTATCAATCCTGCTCTCGCTTTTCCGTCTTTTGCTTCCAAAGTATATGTCACAGGTAATTTTTTCATTTTTGCTCCTAACGTTCTACAGAAATAACATCTCTTATCTTCATAATATTATTTAAAAGATAATCATATTCTTGCTTACTTTTAATTTCTATAGATATTCTTACTTTTATTAACCTCTCACCATTTCTTTTCATCTCATTTGAGTTTAATGAGGTTACATTTATTTTATGATTTGCTATGAGATTGACAATATCCATTAACATATTTAATCTATCTCTAACTATTACACTAAAACTAAAATTATATTTATTGATTTTAGTATCAAGCATTCTTTTGTCCCAATTAACTAAAATCTCTCTACTTGGATCTTTTTCTATCATACTTTTAAAATTATTACAGTCTTTACGGTGAACAGTTATACCAGTCAACTTTGTAACAAAGCCCCCTATATCATCACCAGGTAATGGAGTACAACATTTTGCAAATCTAATAAGAGTATTATTAACTCCATCTATAACTATGCCAAAGTCATTTTTCCCTTTTTTCT
This Fusobacterium russii ATCC 25533 DNA region includes the following protein-coding sequences:
- the tgt gene encoding tRNA guanosine(34) transglycosylase Tgt, with translation MKKLPVTYTLEAKDGKARAGLIKTPHGDIETPVFMPVGTQATVKTMSKEELIDIGSEIILGNTYHLYLRPNDELIARLGGLHKFMNWDRPILTDSGGFQVFSLGDLRKIKEEGVYFSSHIDGSKHFISPEKSINIQNNLGSDIVMLFDECPPGLSTREYILPSIERTTRWARRCIEAHKNKDTQGLFAIVQGGIYEDMREKSLEELKKMDEAFSGYAIGGLAVGEPREDMYRILDYIVEKCPEDKPRYLMGVGEPVDMLNAVESGIDMMDCVQPTRLARHGTVFTKDGRLVIKSVKYSEDTRPLDEECDCYVCRNYSRAYIRHLIKVQEVLGLRLTSYHNLYFLIKLMKDSREAIKSGKFKEFKEEFIKRYEKK